From one Sulfurimonas sp. genomic stretch:
- a CDS encoding CoA ester lyase, with protein sequence MKIDFKDALMLSTHNEKHLLKIPQLDAQCIMLNLEDGVSKEQKPEALRLCGEYLQKYKEQEKMFVVRVNAIDEGGIDEINYINQFKPDAIRVPKIQTPEDVEKIINLIDKDIEVHLSIESANAWNNLNKLRINERVTTFYIGMLDLSADLGLSQSIVDRDNPTMTYMLSHFLITCKSIGVKPVSFVYQDYKNLEEFSKWLELEKKMGFKAKGCISPKQSELVQKIFGQSEEEIKRALKIVELFEANEAKGITGFVDEELGFIDEPIYKGAKVILERN encoded by the coding sequence ATGAAAATTGATTTTAAAGATGCGTTGATGCTCTCAACACATAATGAAAAGCACCTTTTAAAAATACCACAGCTTGATGCACAGTGCATAATGTTAAATCTTGAAGATGGTGTTAGTAAAGAGCAAAAACCGGAAGCTTTAAGACTTTGCGGTGAGTATCTACAAAAGTATAAAGAACAAGAAAAGATGTTTGTAGTTCGAGTCAATGCTATAGATGAGGGTGGAATTGATGAAATTAACTATATAAATCAATTTAAACCTGATGCTATACGCGTACCTAAAATTCAAACACCTGAAGATGTAGAGAAAATTATAAATTTAATAGATAAAGATATTGAAGTTCATCTGTCAATCGAGAGTGCCAATGCATGGAATAATTTAAATAAATTACGCATAAATGAACGTGTAACTACTTTTTATATCGGTATGCTTGATCTCTCGGCGGATCTTGGGTTGTCACAGTCTATTGTAGACAGAGATAATCCTACTATGACGTATATGCTTAGTCATTTTTTAATAACTTGTAAATCTATAGGTGTAAAACCCGTGTCATTTGTTTATCAAGATTACAAAAATTTAGAAGAGTTCTCTAAATGGCTAGAACTAGAGAAAAAAATGGGCTTTAAGGCAAAAGGGTGCATATCTCCAAAACAATCAGAGCTTGTACAAAAGATATTCGGTCAAAGTGAAGAAGAGATAAAAAGGGCTTTAAAAATTGTCGAACTATTTGAAGCAAACGAAGCAAAAGGTATAACTGGGTTTGTTGATGAAGAACTTGGCTTTATAGATGAGCCAATCTATAAAGGAGCTAAAGTTATTTTAGAGAGAAACTAA
- a CDS encoding diguanylate cyclase domain-containing protein encodes MRKKRVLILEINDKNFNSLESILKQEGYESIQYRFDVEDFDFNAEDLDVALVNTNIDYINIEQVFTRINLNNVIKVPIVFLDNSQEHDKQVLQKCYENGGSDFIKRPFGSKEIISRLNYHCEQIYKLREYKLRVDKLAHLATVDQMSKLTSKMHMQGILKHQVSNFNRYKSPTSILYIGLESVDRAVSTFGFEYGEKMIQLFSKQLKNLLRDSDAVSRWYGSNFMILLSGTNVKQAEIVAKKLNTSLSTLEIMNDTKPVVAFGITEFTEDDSVEEIEQRAVYALKEAKKKDYGKIFVC; translated from the coding sequence ATGAGAAAAAAAAGGGTTTTAATACTAGAGATAAACGACAAGAACTTTAATTCTTTAGAATCAATTTTAAAGCAAGAGGGGTATGAATCTATACAGTATAGATTCGATGTTGAAGATTTTGATTTTAATGCAGAAGATCTTGATGTAGCTTTAGTTAATACAAATATAGACTATATAAATATAGAACAGGTTTTTACACGTATAAATTTAAATAATGTGATTAAAGTTCCTATAGTTTTTTTAGATAATTCGCAAGAACATGACAAACAAGTTTTACAAAAATGTTATGAAAACGGTGGAAGTGATTTTATAAAAAGACCATTTGGTTCTAAAGAGATTATTTCAAGACTTAATTATCATTGTGAACAGATATACAAGTTGCGTGAATATAAACTAAGGGTGGATAAATTAGCACATCTTGCGACGGTTGATCAGATGTCAAAACTCACGTCAAAGATGCATATGCAAGGGATTTTAAAACACCAAGTAAGTAACTTTAACAGATATAAAAGTCCGACTTCTATTTTATATATAGGTTTAGAAAGTGTTGATAGGGCAGTTAGCACCTTTGGTTTTGAATATGGAGAAAAAATGATTCAACTATTCTCAAAACAACTTAAAAACTTACTAAGAGATTCAGATGCGGTGTCTCGCTGGTATGGATCGAATTTTATGATCTTGTTATCTGGAACAAATGTAAAGCAAGCTGAGATAGTTGCTAAAAAATTAAATACATCATTGTCGACTTTAGAAATTATGAACGATACCAAACCGGTTGTGGCATTTGGTATAACTGAGTTTACAGAAGACGATTCTGTAGAAGAGATAGAGCAAAGGGCGGTTTACGCCCTTAAAGAAGCGAAAAAGAAAGATTACGGAAAAATTTTTGTTTGCTAG
- the trpB gene encoding tryptophan synthase subunit beta, producing the protein MYIPKASKYDPDLNGHFDIHGGRYVPETLMPALLKLEQEYKSIRFDEEFWKEVHYYLKDYVGRPSPLYFAQNISDELGAKVYFKREDLNHTGAHKVNNVIAQGIMAKRLGYKKIIAETGAGQHGVATATICALLGLECEIFMGAKDVSRQELNVFRMKLLGAKVNAVESGSRTLKDAMNDAIRHWVTNARDTFYIIGTVAGPHPYPLMVRDFQAIIGYETRAQILEKENRLPDHVIACIGGGSNAIGMFQHFLEDEGVECIGIEAGGLGIDTDKHGCSLNKGRPGVLHGQMSYLLQDEDGQVLEAHSISAGLDYPGIGPEHAFHKDNKSVSYDYATDQEALDAFVWLSQKEGIIPAFESSHAVAYLKKMENIKDKIIIVNLSGRGDKDMIQAKDILHFD; encoded by the coding sequence ATGTATATACCAAAAGCTTCGAAATATGATCCTGATCTAAATGGTCATTTTGATATACACGGTGGGAGATATGTACCTGAAACACTAATGCCCGCACTTTTAAAACTAGAACAAGAATATAAGTCTATCCGTTTCGATGAAGAGTTTTGGAAAGAAGTTCATTACTATTTAAAAGACTATGTAGGTCGCCCTAGCCCTTTATACTTTGCTCAAAACATATCTGATGAACTTGGGGCAAAAGTTTATTTTAAACGTGAAGATCTAAACCATACAGGTGCTCATAAAGTAAACAACGTTATAGCTCAAGGGATTATGGCAAAGCGCTTAGGTTATAAAAAGATAATTGCTGAAACTGGTGCAGGACAACACGGTGTTGCTACAGCTACTATATGTGCACTTTTAGGACTAGAGTGTGAGATATTTATGGGTGCTAAAGATGTTTCACGTCAAGAACTTAATGTATTTCGAATGAAACTTCTTGGAGCAAAGGTAAATGCAGTTGAGAGCGGAAGCCGTACACTTAAAGATGCAATGAATGATGCAATCCGCCACTGGGTTACAAATGCAAGAGATACTTTTTACATTATAGGTACTGTAGCTGGTCCACACCCATATCCATTAATGGTACGTGATTTTCAAGCAATAATTGGGTATGAAACAAGAGCTCAAATACTAGAGAAAGAAAACCGACTTCCTGATCATGTAATCGCATGTATAGGTGGCGGTAGTAATGCTATAGGTATGTTTCAACACTTTTTAGAAGATGAAGGTGTTGAATGCATAGGTATTGAAGCTGGTGGACTTGGAATTGATACTGATAAACATGGTTGTTCATTAAATAAGGGGCGTCCTGGAGTTCTACACGGGCAAATGAGTTATTTACTTCAAGATGAAGATGGACAAGTATTAGAAGCTCACTCTATTAGTGCAGGACTTGACTATCCAGGAATTGGACCAGAACACGCATTCCATAAAGACAACAAATCAGTTTCGTATGATTATGCAACTGATCAAGAAGCACTAGATGCTTTTGTTTGGTTAAGTCAAAAAGAGGGAATTATACCTGCATTTGAGAGTTCTCATGCAGTAGCATACCTTAAAAAAATGGAAAATATTAAAGATAAAATTATCATTGTAAACCTATCAGGTCGTGGTGATAAAGATATGATACAAGCCAAAGATATTTTACACTTTGACTAA
- a CDS encoding OprD family outer membrane porin encodes MDVINTIKKGSAIKYFLVLFFPIIIFGDSLESAFKNSDITGNLTYFYYTIDKEDNTKDAYANALGGDLKLTTDSSNPIFATVGFHNSTPIVDHKNKKLTSLFNNDKDGNALTAVSESFLAYKTKDSIFKVGNFLLNTPLMNKSSARIVPWSYQGASFVINNIFKSSIQLNYINKMRKYTSDQYKDESLAGKIGDGITMIGFKHHPIEPLDVHIYYYNAPSLYDSYFFQIDYKDNFINNDLLFCVGLQNMKTYDHMDVDLIGLRTGIFTEHLDITLNYTKNDGVDKADGYGGLSKIYTASMISNGRGENKPEVFMLKTNFEFELISKHSSEFSVWLAKIDSKLTKYKSYYTHFRHNTDNFIKIYLRYEFQDYEDKTKDAQYLRFITSIDF; translated from the coding sequence TTGGATGTTATTAATACTATAAAAAAGGGATCTGCTATTAAGTATTTTTTAGTTTTATTTTTTCCTATTATAATTTTTGGAGACTCTTTAGAATCAGCATTTAAAAATTCAGATATTACAGGAAATTTAACTTATTTTTACTACACTATAGATAAGGAAGACAACACTAAAGATGCTTATGCAAATGCTTTAGGAGGTGATCTAAAGCTTACAACCGATAGTTCAAATCCTATTTTTGCCACTGTAGGTTTTCATAATTCTACGCCTATTGTTGATCATAAAAACAAAAAATTAACCTCACTTTTTAATAACGATAAAGACGGCAATGCACTAACTGCTGTTTCTGAATCTTTTTTAGCATATAAAACAAAAGACTCAATTTTTAAAGTCGGTAATTTTCTTCTTAATACGCCTCTTATGAATAAAAGCTCAGCCAGAATAGTTCCATGGAGCTATCAAGGTGCATCATTTGTTATAAATAATATTTTCAAATCATCTATACAACTAAACTACATAAATAAAATGCGCAAATATACCTCTGATCAATATAAAGATGAAAGTCTTGCAGGTAAGATTGGTGACGGTATAACTATGATTGGATTTAAACACCACCCTATTGAGCCACTTGATGTCCATATTTACTATTACAATGCACCATCACTCTATGACAGCTATTTTTTTCAAATAGATTATAAAGATAACTTTATAAACAATGACCTTCTATTTTGTGTAGGTTTGCAGAACATGAAAACATATGATCATATGGATGTGGATCTTATTGGTTTAAGAACAGGAATATTTACAGAGCATCTTGACATAACGCTTAACTATACTAAAAATGACGGTGTAGACAAAGCAGATGGATATGGAGGACTCTCAAAAATATATACAGCATCTATGATCTCAAATGGAAGGGGTGAAAATAAACCGGAAGTTTTTATGCTAAAAACAAATTTTGAATTTGAACTCATAAGTAAACATAGTTCCGAGTTCTCTGTATGGCTTGCAAAAATAGATTCTAAATTGACTAAATATAAATCGTATTATACGCACTTTAGACATAACACAGATAACTTTATAAAGATATATTTACGTTACGAGTTTCAAGACTATGAAGATAAAACCAAAGATGCACAATACCTTAGATTTATTACATCAATTGATTTTTAG
- a CDS encoding site-2 protease family protein has product MESIDLLKIITAVLALAVAIIGHEIMHGWVAYKYGDMTAKNAGRLNINPIVHVDLVGTILVPATMYFLPILLGGESGFLFGWAKPVPINTVTVIRNAGYNGAMQVDLAGIVYNFTLGVIASVAILAMAKPTTLDGLFYIFTYLFVWNLLLINIVLAVFNLLPIPQFDGAHFLMHLSLKHKVRSVAEFFYKNERYGIIIVLIVLMTPIKDYVLLLPVQTILELLLTT; this is encoded by the coding sequence ATGGAATCTATTGATTTATTAAAAATCATAACTGCAGTATTAGCCTTAGCCGTGGCAATAATCGGACATGAGATTATGCACGGATGGGTTGCCTATAAATATGGTGATATGACTGCAAAAAATGCAGGAAGACTAAACATAAACCCAATAGTTCACGTTGATCTTGTTGGAACAATTTTAGTTCCGGCAACTATGTATTTCTTACCTATACTTTTAGGTGGAGAGAGTGGTTTTTTATTTGGTTGGGCTAAACCTGTACCTATAAATACCGTTACCGTTATCAGAAATGCAGGTTACAATGGTGCTATGCAGGTAGATTTAGCAGGTATAGTGTATAATTTCACACTTGGTGTTATTGCGTCTGTTGCTATTTTAGCAATGGCCAAACCAACTACCTTAGATGGTTTATTTTATATTTTTACATATCTGTTTGTATGGAATTTATTACTGATAAATATAGTTTTAGCAGTATTTAACCTGCTGCCAATACCACAGTTTGACGGTGCGCATTTTTTAATGCACCTATCGCTAAAACATAAGGTAAGAAGTGTAGCGGAGTTTTTTTATAAAAATGAACGTTATGGTATCATAATAGTACTAATTGTACTTATGACGCCTATTAAAGATTATGTACTGCTTTTACCGGTACAAACAATTTTAGAATTATTATTAACTACATAG
- the folD gene encoding bifunctional methylenetetrahydrofolate dehydrogenase/methenyltetrahydrofolate cyclohydrolase FolD, producing the protein MQLLDGKALSQKIEQQVEQEVKQLKDTCGCTPGLAVVLVGQDPASAAYVNMKKKACDRVGFYSITHDMPETISQEAIEKTITMLNNDSNVDGILIQLPLPAHIDTTKLLELVDPAKDVDGFHPYNVGRLVTNLDGFVPCTPLGVMELLKEYNIDVKGKNCVVVGASNIVGKPMAALLLNADATVEICHIFTDDLKKHTLGADIVLCGVGVINLITEDMVKDDVVIVDIGVSRTKEGKLVGDVDFENVSKKSSYITPSPGGVGPMTIAMLLSNTLKAAKINAKKLKEEKEA; encoded by the coding sequence ATGCAATTATTAGACGGTAAAGCTCTCTCTCAAAAAATCGAACAACAAGTTGAACAAGAAGTTAAACAATTAAAAGACACATGTGGTTGTACACCTGGACTAGCTGTTGTGCTGGTTGGTCAAGATCCTGCAAGTGCAGCATATGTGAATATGAAGAAAAAAGCTTGTGACAGAGTTGGGTTTTACTCTATTACTCATGATATGCCTGAAACAATCTCTCAAGAAGCTATTGAAAAAACGATTACAATGCTAAATAACGATTCAAATGTTGACGGTATTTTAATTCAACTGCCTCTTCCAGCTCATATAGACACTACTAAACTTTTAGAACTAGTTGATCCTGCAAAAGATGTAGATGGATTCCACCCATACAACGTAGGACGTTTAGTAACTAATCTTGATGGTTTTGTACCGTGTACGCCACTTGGTGTAATGGAGTTACTAAAAGAGTACAACATAGATGTAAAAGGTAAAAACTGTGTAGTTGTTGGAGCTTCAAACATTGTTGGTAAACCTATGGCTGCCCTACTTTTAAATGCAGATGCTACAGTTGAGATATGTCACATTTTTACAGATGATCTGAAAAAACACACACTTGGCGCTGACATTGTTTTATGTGGAGTTGGTGTGATCAACCTAATAACGGAAGATATGGTTAAAGATGATGTTGTGATCGTAGATATTGGAGTTAGCAGAACTAAAGAGGGAAAACTAGTTGGTGATGTTGATTTTGAAAATGTTAGTAAAAAAAGCTCATACATAACACCAAGTCCTGGTGGAGTTGGACCTATGACTATTGCTATGCTTCTAAGCAATACTCTAAAAGCTGCAAAGATAAATGCTAAAAAACTTAAAGAAGAGAAAGAAGCTTAA
- the rpiB gene encoding ribose 5-phosphate isomerase B — MKFYIATDHAGIELKDYTVDLLKQKGHEVIDLGPFTKDRVDYPDYAHKLSLSVLEDSDAQGILICGSGIGMSMAANRHEGIRAALCHDAYTATVARGHNDANVLCFGERIVGKGVAESILDAWIAGSFDGGRHCGRVEKIEIN, encoded by the coding sequence ATGAAATTTTATATAGCAACTGATCATGCAGGTATAGAATTAAAAGATTACACTGTTGATCTTTTAAAACAAAAGGGACATGAAGTAATTGACCTTGGGCCTTTTACAAAAGATAGAGTTGATTATCCGGATTATGCTCATAAACTATCGCTTAGCGTTTTAGAAGACTCAGATGCACAAGGGATTTTAATCTGTGGCAGCGGTATAGGAATGAGTATGGCTGCTAATCGCCATGAAGGTATTCGTGCAGCACTATGTCACGATGCATACACTGCAACCGTAGCACGTGGTCACAATGATGCGAATGTACTTTGTTTTGGTGAGCGTATTGTAGGCAAAGGTGTAGCAGAGTCTATTTTAGATGCTTGGATTGCCGGTAGTTTTGATGGTGGTAGACACTGCGGACGCGTAGAAAAAATAGAAATAAACTAA
- a CDS encoding adenine phosphoribosyltransferase, translating to MTLSANDKQIIENSIRNIKDFPKEGIIFKDITTLLNNKEAYGILMKHLHHRYSSYNLDYIAGIDARGFIFGAALAQMLGIGFVPIRKKGKLPYTTIGEKYALEYGVDEIEVHLDAFSGVENARVLLIDDLIATGGTANAAATLVNQTGAKCVEACFILGLSFLDGIKNLSEKTDVYTVLEVD from the coding sequence ATGACATTAAGCGCTAACGATAAACAAATAATAGAAAATTCAATTAGAAATATAAAAGACTTTCCAAAAGAGGGAATTATATTTAAAGATATTACAACACTTTTAAATAATAAAGAGGCTTATGGTATTTTAATGAAACATCTTCACCATAGATACAGTAGTTATAACCTTGATTATATTGCAGGTATAGATGCACGTGGATTTATATTTGGTGCAGCACTTGCTCAGATGCTTGGCATAGGTTTTGTTCCTATCAGAAAAAAAGGAAAACTACCTTATACGACAATCGGTGAAAAATATGCACTTGAATACGGTGTTGATGAGATAGAAGTACACTTAGACGCATTCAGCGGTGTAGAAAATGCTCGTGTACTACTAATAGATGATCTAATAGCTACAGGCGGTACTGCAAATGCAGCTGCAACACTTGTAAACCAGACAGGCGCTAAATGTGTAGAGGCTTGTTTTATTCTAGGTCTATCATTTCTAGATGGTATAAAAAACTTAAGTGAAAAAACTGATGTATATACAGTTTTAGAGGTTGATTAA
- the ychF gene encoding redox-regulated ATPase YchF, whose amino-acid sequence MGLSIGLVGLPNVGKSTTFNALTKAQNAEAANYPFCTIEPNKAIVPVPDSRLSELAKIVNPERIQYSTLDFVDIAGLVKGASKGEGLGNKFLSNIRETEVILQIVRCFDDENIVHNEGSIDPLRDVEIIEGELVLADIEVLSNRIDRLKRQAKADKSAKGILDIAEELLEFLADGNLARNFDKTDTDEYKQLNQEVRFLTNKEIMYGANTDEDGLLEDNDYVKALKEHADKNNCELIKLCAKVEEELVGLDEEEAKEFLDELGVKESGLEQIIHKGFDKLGLMSYFTAGVKEVRSWTIRKNSTAPRAAAAIHNDFEKGFIRAEVISYEDYIACGGEQKAKEAGKMRLEGKEYIVQDGDIMHFRFNV is encoded by the coding sequence ATGGGATTAAGTATAGGTCTAGTAGGACTTCCAAACGTAGGTAAATCAACAACTTTCAATGCACTAACAAAGGCTCAAAACGCAGAAGCTGCAAACTACCCTTTTTGTACAATAGAGCCAAATAAAGCAATAGTTCCTGTTCCTGATTCAAGACTATCAGAACTTGCGAAGATTGTTAACCCTGAGCGTATTCAGTATTCAACACTTGATTTTGTTGATATTGCAGGACTTGTAAAAGGTGCAAGTAAAGGTGAAGGTCTTGGAAACAAGTTTTTATCTAATATCCGTGAAACAGAAGTTATTCTTCAAATAGTAAGATGCTTTGATGATGAAAATATTGTTCATAACGAAGGAAGTATTGACCCTTTACGTGATGTTGAGATCATTGAAGGTGAGCTTGTTTTAGCTGATATTGAAGTACTATCAAACCGTATAGACAGACTAAAGCGTCAAGCAAAAGCTGATAAAAGTGCAAAAGGTATTTTAGATATAGCGGAAGAGCTTTTAGAATTCCTAGCTGATGGAAATTTAGCACGTAACTTTGACAAAACTGATACTGATGAATACAAACAGCTAAATCAAGAAGTTAGATTTTTAACAAACAAAGAGATTATGTATGGTGCTAATACTGATGAAGACGGTCTTTTAGAAGATAATGATTATGTAAAAGCATTAAAAGAACATGCAGATAAAAACAACTGTGAACTTATCAAACTATGCGCAAAAGTTGAAGAAGAACTTGTAGGTCTTGATGAAGAGGAAGCAAAAGAGTTTTTAGATGAACTAGGTGTGAAAGAATCAGGTCTAGAGCAGATCATTCACAAAGGATTTGATAAACTTGGTCTTATGAGTTATTTTACAGCAGGTGTAAAAGAGGTTCGCTCATGGACAATTAGAAAAAATTCAACAGCTCCTCGTGCAGCAGCAGCTATTCATAATGACTTTGAAAAAGGCTTTATTCGTGCTGAAGTTATCTCTTATGAGGACTATATAGCATGTGGTGGAGAGCAAAAAGCCAAAGAAGCCGGAAAAATGAGACTTGAAGGAAAAGAGTATATAGTGCAAGATGGTGATATAATGCACTTTAGATTTAACGTATAA
- the lepB gene encoding signal peptidase I gives MKEVLGKAYRFSNSWTGTIIIVLFIIFFIAQAFRIPSGSMKDSLLIGDHLFGKKFAYGIPMPHIPFLEISIMPWSDSLKLIDGDKPKRGDVVIFRYPHNTQTHFVKRCVALPNDELFLINKDLFIHFNEGDEWIEKNYEGYEVVKLAGKLWVKNPYRKDHHGIHNDDKVINDGNPRRAPLFNLSPIRVPEGEYFMMGDNRDHSNDSRFWGTVPYENIEGTPWFVYFSIDENWEIRWDRMGKTPTDLEQPIHLDKAIAEREKHDKDDHGIY, from the coding sequence ATGAAAGAGGTATTAGGTAAAGCTTACAGATTCTCAAACTCTTGGACAGGAACAATAATAATTGTTTTATTTATAATCTTTTTTATAGCACAGGCTTTTAGAATTCCATCTGGAAGTATGAAAGATTCACTTTTAATAGGCGATCACCTATTTGGTAAAAAGTTCGCATATGGTATCCCTATGCCACATATCCCTTTTTTAGAGATCTCAATTATGCCATGGAGTGATTCTTTAAAACTGATCGATGGGGACAAACCAAAACGTGGTGATGTTGTAATATTTAGATACCCTCACAACACTCAAACTCACTTTGTAAAAAGATGTGTAGCACTTCCAAACGATGAGCTTTTTCTTATAAATAAAGATCTTTTTATACACTTCAACGAAGGTGATGAATGGATAGAAAAAAACTATGAGGGTTATGAAGTAGTAAAACTTGCAGGAAAACTATGGGTAAAAAATCCTTATAGAAAAGATCATCATGGAATTCATAATGATGACAAAGTAATAAATGACGGCAATCCAAGACGTGCACCTCTATTTAACCTAAGTCCTATAAGAGTGCCTGAAGGTGAATATTTTATGATGGGTGATAACCGTGATCACTCAAATGACAGCCGTTTTTGGGGTACAGTTCCATATGAAAATATTGAAGGTACACCTTGGTTTGTATATTTTTCAATAGATGAAAACTGGGAGATCAGATGGGATAGAATGGGTAAAACTCCAACGGATTTAGAACAACCTATTCATCTGGATAAAGCTATAGCCGAGAGAGAAAAACACGACAAAGACGATCATGGAATCTATTGA
- a CDS encoding cytochrome c: MRFVPALFLPLFLFAQSSFITPLEYSSSLYKNPRGIGCFHCHGEKGEGKIVANYTHNKQKKNFGGPAINSLNYDDFKKSLEVSKKGMPRYYLTTDEIKALFFYLQQMKVENEN, translated from the coding sequence ATGAGATTCGTACCGGCACTTTTTTTGCCACTTTTTTTATTTGCACAAAGTTCTTTTATAACACCGCTGGAGTACTCATCTTCGCTTTACAAAAATCCTAGAGGGATAGGGTGTTTTCATTGTCATGGTGAAAAAGGAGAGGGGAAAATAGTTGCAAATTACACTCATAACAAGCAGAAAAAAAACTTTGGCGGACCTGCTATAAACTCACTAAACTATGATGATTTTAAAAAATCTTTAGAGGTTTCAAAAAAAGGTATGCCGAGATACTACTTAACGACAGATGAGATAAAAGCTTTGTTTTTTTATCTGCAACAGATGAAGGTGGAAAATGAAAATTGA
- a CDS encoding leucyl aminopeptidase, translating to MNIKLTQNKNGSDVSVDLITKDKLKTIKDKKILDLAGFTAEQDTICFLHEKGYLACGVDDESSDNTRSVCSIAIKALKSAKYKTASFDVDDQNIKAVVEGIILGGYEYNTYKSEPKKTTLKNINLVCKDIKKLQNAFEEAVIVAEATCFTRDIVNTIPEDIHPETLAKLSSELAKENNLECNILGEKALKKEKCGAMLAVGRASRHESQLIHLTYKPKKKAKKVITLVGKGLTYDSGGLSLKPSTSMVTMKMDKAGACAVLGIIKAVSELKLDIEVHAFVGAVENMIGGDAYKPDDVLVTRSGKTVEVRNTDAEGRLVLCDVLDYAQDKVKADYIFDFATLTGACMVALGQYTTGVMGHSNTLKHYVFDAANNSGELVGSLPFNRHLKKLLKSDIADISNVASKPFGGAITAGLYLDNFIREENKGKWLHFDIAGSAYTESPWDCNVYGGTGAGVRLMSSFLKNLL from the coding sequence ATGAATATCAAACTAACACAGAATAAAAATGGTTCAGACGTATCAGTTGACTTAATTACAAAAGATAAGCTAAAAACAATTAAAGACAAAAAGATCCTTGACTTAGCAGGTTTTACAGCTGAGCAAGACACTATATGCTTTTTACATGAAAAAGGATATTTAGCATGTGGCGTTGATGATGAATCAAGCGATAACACAAGAAGTGTATGTTCAATAGCGATCAAAGCACTAAAATCTGCTAAATACAAAACTGCTAGTTTTGATGTAGATGATCAAAATATAAAAGCTGTTGTAGAGGGAATTATATTAGGGGGTTATGAATACAACACTTATAAATCAGAACCTAAAAAAACTACTCTAAAAAATATAAATTTAGTATGTAAAGATATCAAGAAGCTGCAAAATGCTTTTGAAGAAGCCGTAATAGTTGCAGAAGCTACATGTTTTACTCGTGATATTGTAAATACTATTCCTGAAGATATACACCCAGAAACACTTGCTAAACTATCAAGCGAGCTTGCTAAAGAAAATAACTTAGAATGTAATATTTTAGGTGAAAAAGCTCTTAAAAAAGAGAAATGTGGCGCTATGCTTGCTGTTGGACGTGCTTCAAGACACGAGAGCCAACTTATACACCTGACATACAAACCTAAGAAGAAAGCTAAAAAAGTTATAACTCTTGTTGGTAAAGGTCTAACATATGATAGTGGTGGACTTAGTCTTAAGCCATCAACTTCTATGGTAACCATGAAGATGGATAAAGCTGGAGCTTGTGCTGTTCTTGGGATCATTAAAGCTGTAAGTGAACTAAAACTAGATATTGAAGTTCACGCATTTGTAGGTGCAGTTGAGAATATGATCGGTGGAGATGCTTACAAGCCAGATGATGTTTTAGTTACAAGAAGCGGGAAAACTGTAGAGGTTAGAAATACAGATGCAGAGGGAAGATTAGTTTTATGTGACGTACTTGATTATGCTCAAGATAAAGTAAAAGCAGATTACATATTTGATTTTGCAACACTAACAGGTGCATGTATGGTAGCACTTGGACAATATACTACAGGTGTTATGGGACACTCAAATACACTTAAACACTATGTATTTGATGCAGCGAATAATTCAGGGGAACTAGTTGGTTCTCTTCCTTTTAACAGACACCTTAAAAAACTTCTAAAAAGCGATATAGCAGACATTTCAAATGTAGCTTCAAAACCATTTGGTGGAGCTATTACGGCAGGATTATATCTAGACAACTTTATAAGAGAAGAAAATAAAGGTAAATGGCTACATTTTGATATAGCTGGTAGTGCATATACTGAGTCACCTTGGGATTGTAATGTATACGGCGGAACAGGTGCTGGCGTTAGACTTATGAGCAGTTTTCTAAAAAACTTGCTATAA